The Montipora capricornis isolate CH-2021 chromosome 3, ASM3666992v2, whole genome shotgun sequence genome includes the window CTCAATAGCGTTGGACAATCGCTTCTCTAACTCGTCATTGTGTTTCCTCAGCCATTCCTTTCTCGCTGCAGCAATCTGATCATCGATATCTGACAGTCGTTGGTCTTGCCATTCCTTGCGAGCTCTTGCAACCGCTTCCTCTATCGATCTGGTTTTCTCGTCTTCAAAGTCCTGAAGACAGAAAGCCGAAGAATACAGCTGTAAAACTTCTACGACAAAAGTGGCattggtcacgcaacgctcctccccacattgtgggaggagcgttgcgtgaccacacaaagaacggctgcgtaggagactagTTTTATACTACAGACGCATTATCCGTCTGGACGAAATATCTCGAATGACATCTTGAACGACTCACAACGGAAGATTATTCGTCCAGACGGATAATGCGTCAAATATAAtgtagttcgtcccgtctttaaaCTGGAGGAATAAcacgagagacgcataattcgtctggacggattattcGTCTccagtataaaaacggccagtactgagtttcaaaaaatcaaacagGCGGCAAGGTCCAGTGGCTCGGGAGTTGGATTGGAACACAGAATGATGCTCTCTGATCATCAAATTGGTTTGTCTCCACATGTTATTTCTTACCTACTTCAAATGGGTTTTTCAAGACTGCATTTTCACTTGAATTATTTCCTTCTTTTCACGGCTCCAAAAATTTATGTCTTGAAAACCACCGAGTataaaatcatgtttttttGCTTTACGGCGTTCGCATGGTTTATTGGCCAAGTCAGGAAGATTTTGCAGCCGTCATTTTAAGTGATGGTCTTGAGTCACAGAAAATTAAGGAAGTCCTTCTTTCTTCCGAGGCATTTCCACAGGATACAATCCCTGGCGAAGATATTGCGGAAAATCTCATACTTTTCCTCGAAATAGGATCATTTTCCCTAGCCACATACACATGATTTACCATATGCTTCAATGGCCACTTTAACATTTTCCGAAACCACAAAGGGAGAGCCATACTATTACAAATGCCAAGAATGATATTCATGAGACAACTAACATAATCGAATAACCTTTAAAAGctcttctttttgtttcataacTTCATCTTCAATCCTTGCTGTCTCCAGTTTCTTCCACTGCTCACGGTCTTTGGTCAGGTTCTCTGTATGTTGCTTTTCTATGGACGACCGCAGTtcactctttaattttgcatcgCTCTGTGAAGCAACAAAGACAATGAAGCTTGCTTAACGAGAAAGAACCATGACATTGTGGACGGAGAGGGACATTTTGGCCCGTTGCCAAGCTCCTAGCTTGGAGTAGTCTTGTTTCCCCGTTCGCAACTCAGTCGTAACAGAGCTTTCAGCTCAAAGAATACCAGTATTCAACAAATGTTCCACGAGCGCGCACTGGATGCAGGAATGGTAAATGCCAACGAGGCACGTGcagcgtagcgccgagttggctataaccagtctcatatcgaATAAACGTGAACgggataattgttttatgaaattttcatcaaattctgaACGTGTCAGATGTTTTGTCCCGGAAAATTTCGCTTCTCGCACAATTTTTTCAGCTTGGCAAAACtttcagtttccatattaggtcataccagaaacccataagggttgaaaggtgtaacgcgcgttcacagcttccgaatattcagtgagaactgattggttgaatgtgtcagtgctaagtaccataattatttggaaacccctcgctcttgtggttccaaatatggtactttgcaaattgaatattcagaagcttgctTCCCAGAACACAAgcggccgttacacgtttcaacccttacgggtttctggtcatacggtatatgagctgatgaCCGAGAtcgagtgaaccaatcagaaagttaCAAACGTAATATCGGAGGtcggaaatttaataaaaagatATAATCACCCTTAGCTTTCGCTTCTCTGCCCCGGCATTTTACTAAAGATTAAGTCTGCTATCTCTTGGACACGGAAGACTGTTTTAGCACAATTACTGTATGAAGCGTTCTCTTATGCTGTACTGGTGTATTAGTTGAGTAAATAGTGTGTAACTGCAGtggctgttgttgttgttgttgttgttgttgttgtaatgtaatagaccaatttcgatatattaaaattcagtcctaaacaaaaggcaccatctcgaggctctggggatcTAGGACCGAATCGAGAGTGGGCTATTGTAAGTAAGGTAATCATTAGTAACTGCTGTAACACAATGTAACGTAAGTCgttgtttaaataaataaataaataaataattaattatatataaataaatataaaccCTCAACAACAGAAACCAAAATActgagaaagaaagaagaaatgaCGTCTCGAAGGTGAAGAATATTCTCAGAACTAAGAATAGCGTTCAACTTAGGCCCTATGTTGAACTGATTGCACATAAAGGAAAGGGATGAGCAAAGCGCCTCACGAGACAGTTAGCCGAGCCGTTAGTTACGCGTGCGGGAAGATGTGGATGCGGTTTTTGCCTGACATGGGCGCCAGGAAGATACCCAACAAGTTTGACATTTTTGGCCTCACGAGGAGCTTTGCTAAGCTCCTGCCTCCACGTGTGCGGAGGGCTTTAGGCTGCGCGCAGTCGATATTACCTCCGCTAGCAaaatttctttctctttcttaaaCTCTTCCTTTAGTCTCTGTTCCAAACCGCGGCTCTCCTCACTCAGCTGTACGTAACATTCCTTGATTCTGATAAGCTCTTCACCATTTTCTTCCAATTCTTTTCTGCATTAGGACGAAGACAAAACGGATACaaattcctttgtttgttttcgtatCTTTTTTTCACAGTTTCGTTTAGCCCGTTGGGTGTATCAGATCACAGCCTTCTCGGCTTATTTCTAGCTCCCGTACATTTAAGAACCGAACGAGGAGAAGAAGACAGCAGTCATTATTACTGCCTATAAAAAGTTATAAGTCAAAAGAGTAAGTTCACTTGCCCTTCTTTTTGAAATCGAGTCTATGGGATGGTACTAACTTCGCATTTGAATTCCAGGACTTGGGTTCGGAAAAGAAATGAACAAGGAAAGCTGAGCAAGTGAAAGTTTAATGACGGCTCATAATGTATGAAGTACTTACCGCTCATAGGTCCTTACATGGACTGCCAGAGCAATCAAAGCATGTGTACGGTTATGGACTTTGCGCATGGGTAAATGGATCACTTGCAGAAAATTGCTTTGCAGTTTGCAATATTACTAAGCGAGAAAAACTTTCGAAAGATCCTAATTCTTAGTTACCTAATATAGGTATTAATTACTCTTCATAAGGCGCATACCTCAATTCTCGAACTATCCGCTCGTGCTCCTGATTCAGTTGATTTCTTAACAAGTTCTTTGCATCCTCATGGAGTTGAAGACAAGCTTCTCTGCATCTTGGGGAAAAAATGTATACGCATTACTTACCACAAAGGATAAAATAAGAAGGACCTTGGGTTCAACTTCGTACTTCAAACAAATCTTGgtcttttttcttcactttcatCTTTTTGCTGTGCCAATCGATATGACGCATATGGCTGTGCAACAAAATTAGGTGGACATGAACTCGATTGCGAGCCTCCCACTGAGCATTTCGGATGAAAGCAAAcccatagaggatattacatggccgcgcggagatacgaattttatcttcgagcgCTGATAGTACACGTTTCTCTCACTCGTTCCCTGTGCTCACTCatgagagacactatcagcacgagaagatacaATTCGAattcatgtaatgttctgtttattgcGTCCGACCGAAGGAGAACGCGTCCTAAGTTTGTTCAGATTGTGTGACTGTGTAATCTTGCCAAAAGGAATCAAGACTTTTCTCTGTAAGGGACACCAAATTAGCCGCCCCGAagattcttttcttgtttgcagGTGCACCCTCGCGTGGATTCTCGCACTTGCATTCATCTCGATCTGATGACAGTCTCTTTTTGTCACATGGTTAGTTTTCTGGCTTGGAACCCTACGGAAACACATGACGACACcttatcctcacatgtgaacaTATGTTCACGGcacgcggtgaagatatgagtTTTTCGTAAGAGGGAAAATCCTAATAGTTCATCAGTACCTATATAATAAAATGCATGTTCGACAGAGAACTGAAGAAGATGTGTGCATCAAGTTTATAATGGTTTTTCCAGTCCAGTTGCTTACTTCTCTATGCTTGTCCTTTTGTCTTCATCGTATTCTGCAACCATCTAAAATAAACACGAACAAGACACTAAACTGAAATAAGATCTTTGAGAAATTTTATCCGTTCAGTCATGCTCGAACTTTTTTTATCTTTAGCTAGAACAAACGCTCCTTGGGCTTCGTCACGAGTGGAAAGCGCGACGCGGAGGGCCTTAGCAAGTTTCAGGTGTGACTAAGCGAGGTGATTCACCGTACTTGGGGTCACTATTCCAAGGAGGTTCTTGAGCATGCTCTTATGAACATTTTAAAATCTCCATTCTCCATAAATGCATTTTTGCATTCATCTTTCGATTTCCGGTGTGAACAGTAATTTATTAAAATCAGCATAACTTCGCTAATTTAATTGGAGAATTGGACTATAATAATTAAACATTGGCAGACTTTTCGATGCGAGGTTGACGATTCGTGCTCGTTTTATCCAAGTGTTGTaattcaaagaaatgcctttaattaaattaatcaccTGAGCCATCTGTTGCTTCAGTTCAGCACACGTTTGCTCcaattcttctctttctttgaGAACGGCATCAAGATGACTGGTAGACTCCTTGGAAAGCAAACAAGAACACACGCATGCAAAAATAAGTCCAATGTAAAGAAATTAATTCTGTCCAGAAGCAGTGCAAGCTTAACCTCTCTGATCATTGTAGCTTTGATTTGTTGCTAACGTTTAGCTGCGGAAAATATTGAGAGCCTTGGCAACGCCCACTGAAACACCGCAGAGAGCGTCACTGAAAATTAACTTTTGCCATGagaatttaaagacaaaaccaCAAACTGCTAACCCAGTACCTGTAAATTTCGCCTTGTTGCCTCCAAATCCTCGAGGGCTTGTCGGTGTTCTCTGTCTGaagttgaaaaatatatatatttttaatgtcGTTCACAGGAAGATGATATACCGCGGACACAAAGAGGAAGTGCATTCAAATCAAAATGaccaaataaaaacaattaccTGGGTCCTTCTTGTCATTTTGcatttcttgaaattttctctcAAGATCTTGAGACTTGacctttaaaatttattttaaaaacgaTTTTACTAAGTTAATAATGCAAGAACTGATTTATTCTACTTCTTAAATTTGGAACACACTCACCGTCCAACATGCCACCAAGTCAATGGAGAACATGTTTCTCTTAAAATGACAAACACTTACATCTTCTTTTGAATGATTCTACGGGTGACCAATTGGGACGAAGAGAGGATGAATGCTTCGGAAGGCTTTACCTCAAGTTCCTGAGCAATGCTTTCCATTCTTTGCGCTTTTGTCTCTTGTTCTTTGAGCTGATCTTTCACAGTTGTCAATTCTTTCTCCAGACTGAGAACTTGTTCTCTCTTTGCCTTGTTGCTTATCAAACACTGCTCAAGTTCTTTTCTTAATTCGCTGACTGTTTCGTCCAACGGTATCTTActgacaaaaaccaaaaaattgaTAATTAATTTTACGTAATGGTACCTCTAACCGCACTGcaaacctcttactaaccgaacTCGGGGGcaatactggggaatattggccctcggtcgtttttgtacgcaCACATAGACTAAGAAAAGCTCTCTCCTTGTCATTTCTATAGCAAAGTTTTACCGCACAGATGGattacctcttactaaccgagcgcgagggccatTCTGGGGGATATTTCCCAGTACGTACGGTCCCGAACAAGTGAGATTAGTAAATTGTTTATTGTGTGGtatcgtttctttgagcgatccAACACTTCTCGCCTTGGTGAAGATccgtaatcttcgtcttccatcagcaaACTTTAAATTCCGCTTGCGTTAATCATAATATGATAATTGTacttttgtgatgaaaaaaattaaattccgcttttttaaaactttttgtgATTCGATtaacttgaatttcccgggagagagaaaaaataccGAAACGGACCGTTTCTGTGGTAATGGTccatactgtaaaatcccgaccaaaaaccagccaatcagactgctccatttagcctgagaattacTTGTCATATTGATAAAACGATTTATTTAACACTCAGTTGTTGAAGCTGCCAGGTACTTAAGACAGCTGTGTGCATCTTTTAGAAGTAAAAGATACAAGATTGCTGCAACTGTGGTATGAATGGATAACTGTGGATACATGTGCATGTACTTACTGAGATTTCGGAGTACCCCAGTTTTCTTTGTTGAGGTTTCTCACAGTGAGGTGAGCAAAGGAGCTGTGGTCGTGGATGCCAGATCCCACCCCTACACCAAGTCGGCTTGCACTCTCATACATCTTGACTTGTTCTTTGAGCTCGGTCAGCTCATGCTACAAATTGAATTGAAAAACAATACTGTGAGCAAGTGCAAAATTATCTTGTATTGATATAGAAGGACTAAGAATCTGTAGGTGGCCAGTCCTGCAATGCAGAGACCTTGATAGCAAATGATGCTGTGTCGCCTTCAAGTCCAGTGCCTCATGTCCACAGTCCGTTTTTTGTACTGGACATGTTTGTAAAgctctaataataatatctgacctgctaattgccctttctcgcagtcagAGACtaaattactaagggcgcagctcaacgaggtcggaccgaaggagctgtgctgccagCTAGgtgctcggcccctgaacacgacccatgtatgacctcggagcacagcaccacagccagatgaaATAAGCCGGGAGcagattttgaggagggaggaaaaccgaagtacctgagaaaaaccctcggagtcagattgagattgactgaaactcagcccacatacgacccgagccagagttgaacctgggtcacagaggtgggaggcacgtttgatgaccactaaaccaccctgactccccaaaGGGATCAAATTTGTAGCAGACAAAAATGATACAAAGTCACAGTGGATCAAACAGGGCAACTGTACCCATGAAGGCCATGCCACAGTAGTTCTTTGGTTTTTTTGGTTACAGGAGAAAAAGGGTGCACTGattaaaataatacaaatagTTCTAATTAATCGCACATTAGTTAAGTGTGTTTGACTATTGAGCACCAATTATTAGGAAAATGAAGAGCACATGAAAGACATGTACGAGCCTCCAATTGCGTGCGCAATTGCACGCATGCATTGTCTTCATTTGGACTAAGTCGAAGTGCTCCAAATACATTGAGAGATGTCCCAACATGGTGACCGAAATGTGAACCCGAACTCAAAATTACTGAAATTATCAACAAACGACATGATTAGTGTACATTCTCCTTCATCCAACACAAGTATTATCACCATTCCCTATTTCTGTTTCTGAGATACAATACTTTCCACTTACCTTTAATGAAATGCACTGTCCTTCAGCCACATTTCTAGCAGTAGAGCTTTCTTGAAGTGCCATTCGTAACTGGTTGATTTCTGTCATAGTCCCTACAGTTAAGAGGGGATATGTATTTTTTGTCAGTAGAGGCAACAGTGACAACAACATATTGCATTAGTTAAGAGAAGAATGGATGATACTGTAGATACATCTAAAAGCTTTCAATAATTATGCATTGGGATCCAGTGGGAACGTGAAGACTGCTCTCATTGCTGGAAAATCGTTGCCATCAAGCCATCAGCCCCAGTCAAGGAGACAAGTATTCTTCAAACTAATACAATCATCATAATGCTGAAAGAGGAAGGGCTGCTCCATGCTATGGTTCCTACGAAACTACAATACGACAATGTCATAGATACAGTACACCTTTCATCTAACCAGCATGACAAATCAAGGTGACAGCCCCTCCTTGTTGCATTTAGGTGCTGAAATTAAATGGCTGCAAAGCATTGGTACTTGTTTTGATACAGGAATACTCATACTGCTGTTTTGGTCTGACATGAACAGCCAACACTTTAGAAGCGCAGCTGGGTGATGATAATTGGGATGAGTGAAGGAGGCGCAGGGAGATTATCCAAACACCACTTTGGACACTTGATCCTCTCCCAATTTACTGTAACAAGTAGTTTGATCATCAAAGATGGCTGCACAGCCAATTACAGTATTCATCCCTTCCTCACTAAAATAGAACTTCTCTAACTGGCTAATTAAGCACCTACAGTAGCTTGATCAAGTCATTCTTACATCATAATGTAAAGATCTGCAACTGCATAATTATGTAATAATACCTGACTTGAGTAGTTCTTGACATTGCTTTTGACTGGAATCAAGGCTCTTAGTCAGTGAGTTTATCATGTCTGCTTTCTCAACAAGTTCATCTCTAAGCTGATTAGCTTCCtcaagctgaaaaaaaaaaccaatgttaTTGATGCATTTTATACCCCCAAAAActcaatacaatacaatcaaatacatacttaactgacctctccccatgggggcttttcagggccaatgaaacacaataaacGAAGAACAGACAGAACAGaacaggatcaaattcaattaGTGGTTAGGaggggtcttgaacccaggatatctggatctcaaggcaagtgccctaacgaAACTACTACTAGGCTGTACTGCCTCCTCAATGCTCTTCAAAGACTGTCACTCTCATTGCTAAAAGGCTGCCCATGTCTACTGTTCCCTTATCTCTCTCTAATTCCACTCCTCACATACACTGTAATGCCTCCCACCCCCTAACCAAATAGACATTTGAAATAAGGCTTTTTACAAGTAAATTCTTTAAGACCACTTCACCCcccaaaacaaggaaaaaaagagcaaaaacacTGTCCAGGtatgtgtacatgtaaatgtaaccGAGTCAGAAGTTGGTCGCAACGGCGACCACcgtatttctctttttcaaaatgggTGCTGTTGTAAACCTTTTAAAGTTAGTGGACAGGTGAGGAAATGACACTAAAGCTAACTGGGTACCTAGTGCCACTCATCCTCTCGATGCACAACTAAAGCAAGATTTCTGGCTGCAACATCTTGCAGCAGCagtagcaataataataataataataatgatatatgATGTTTGAACAAAGGCAATTTGGGATGATTCCCCATTTTCCCTTCAGTTAACATTTCCAAACACTGGTCTGATTTACTCGATAATCCCTTGATAAGACTGCCTCATCAAGTTTCTGTTTCAATGCCAGAACTTGCTCCTCGTGCTTCTTTCTCATGGCATTCACTACACTTTCATGTTGTTCCTTTGCCCTTGTCAAAGACTCAGAACGACTTAATTCCACCAGTTGCTGGTTTAAGCTGTCTATTGTGGTCTCTGCTACATGAAGTTTGCTGACCAcctagaaaacaaaacaaacatcaTAACTGCCTTATTTCCCCTCTTTTGATGCCATAAAGCCACATGTCTTAGGAATAACTTTTCTGTGGTCACCGAAGGGTTTTTTATATTAGAAAGACATGCATGAAGACACAGATCTATGTGATAATCAACTGGCTACATTATTATAAGAGAATGTGCACAATCATGTACTATCATATCACTACAATATCCAACCAAAGCATCACCCTGCTACAATACGGGTCAAAAGACTTTGGGACCCCTGTCAAATATTGGCAGAAAAGTAGAGAAATTCCTATACATGCATCCAACGTAATATGAGCAACGCGCGTTGTCCTTGTCGAAACATGCGAGCGATCGATGAAAGGATCTTGATTTCGGAGAccatgaaaaatcaacattgtaatgaaTGGAGGGGGAAAAGCGGTAgttgtcccaacagttttgaccaggattgtctgagaaaagaaattcttgataattggtctcAAGGCCAGATAGcttcattgaatctcattagataAGTGTTTCACATAGTAAAACAATATAATGCACCGGTGCATAGGTGGTGTGAGAAAGGATTGTGAAAATGGTGGGTTACGTTACAGTAAGCAGTCAACAGGTCTTGaccacatttctcggctatttaatTAAAGAAGATATTTAGGTATAGAAACacaaaaaagataagtctttcttttctattcatacaagccCCTTTTGGTTTAAACAATCACCGGGTGTGtatttttaacatttctcaCCCTAGAAACACCAGgagatcaaattagatgttacATGTTAGCTTATTATTTTACAATGGACGAGAACTGTTGAAAAACGCTTTAAGCGTTTTTTTGTTCAGAAACGAACACCGCCATATATTCTggtagctacatcaaaagcacaaccagaaaatgtgtttttaggagtgagaactGTGACTGAGAACTGTTGCTGTTGTCAACAACGGCAGGGTCACGCACAGACAATTCAgtttttgtatgacactgattatCATCAGCAAGATGAGTGATGACGCACAgcaaatttggcgaagcaaaatctacagagacatgaatgtggctctttccctTGTCCTATTTTATTGTCTTCGTGATTTGTCATTCAACTTGTGAGGAGTTGAGTTTTGCTTAGCAAAGTCAGAGGtattctgcagctcgaaaagCGGCTGCAAACTGCGCAGAGTCTGGGAACAAGACACCTGAAATTATTCTTTGCTGGTTTTAAGCTTCTATAAAACAGcctttactacaataaaacagtTTTGAGGACATGTATGATACAGTTTCCAGTTTTGTTCGATGAATCTCAGTTTCAGGCAATCCAGTTTTAAAGACTTTGGGacactgtacatgcttccaaaTTAATATATGAGAAATGCCGCCTTTTTTGTGCCCCCTTCTctccagacaatgttgaaagatgccAGAGATCGATGAatggatcttgattttggagactgGAAAAATCAACactgtaatggggggagggggaaaagcaggaattgtcccaacagttttgaccaggccccagttgttcaaacgatggatagcgctattcgccggataaatcactgtccatTGGATAAGTCAAAGCAAAACCAATtacactatccaatggatagtgatttatccggtggatagcattatccaccttttgaacaactgaggcgaGGATTGTAGATGTCCCCAGACTGACAATGGTATGAGAAGCAATGAAAAATCCATTCACCTCTTCTTTACTCCCTTGCAATGCACTGACTTGTTGGTAAGATGCTGCAAGTTGACCTTTCAGTTGATTCAACTCTTCATTGCATGTCTGCACCATCTTTTGTGACTGCTCAAGACTAGTCGAGAGTCCATCACATTCATCTAAAGTCAGCAAATAATTTAAACTAGATCTTAACACTGCTTGTAAATAATTAAAATCAATTCATTAAATTGGAATTAGTAGTAGTTCAACATTTGGAATTGCTATACACGTATGTACTTGCATATATTTTCCATGACATGAAATACAGGAAGATTATTTTCAACAAGAAAAGCAGGGATGCTCTAATAAATATTCAAGAAATTATGTCActcgagtttgttggttttcttttctGCCAACTGATTTTTCTCCAGATTCAGCAGCATCTCCCTGGcttaaaaccaacatttctttAGTTTCAGGTAAAAagattaaatcaaaattttgatatGCTTGGGAAAACCACAcacaaaattacatgtaattcggTTCATGGAAGAATGTGTTACCCTATGAGTGAAAGCAATgcttatatattatattattatcatgatCATTGGCTAATGCAACAACAGTGTTTTAGAAGGAAATTTGTATTTAATTAATACCTTTCATAAGTGCATtctgatgatttaaaacacggATCTCTTTTGTCATCTCTTCCTCTTGGCTCTCAAGCTTTCTTGTTAGTTCTTCAATTTTCCTGCCACGTGCTTTATACAATATCTGAAGCTGTGTATTTTGTGGGCCATTCTCGATTCTTCCATTGCTATCCTCCTTCGTTTCACTGTCATAGTGCGCAGGACCTTTGCCAACAACATCTTGATGGGGTTGACGTTGCAAATTGTACTGAACTCGATAATTCTCAGGATTATCTCTCCTGTAACTACGGTTTTGCTCATTTATGCTCTCACCCCCTCTGAAATGAGGCATCTTACTGTTATGCTGTAGGTCTTCATCAAAGTACCCTCTATAATCTTCATCAAATTCATGACCATCGTATCCATGGTGATGTTCCTTAAAATTCCCTAGAGGCTGACGATAATGATCATACGCTTCTTGCTGATAAGGCAGCTGTCCATGTATTGCTTGATGAGGGTGATAACTTTCATGCACAGAATACCCCTTGTCAACATCATCAGAAGATAGTTGATACTTTGAATCGCCCGCATCATGGCCATAATTTTGCTTGTACCCGTCAACTTGATCATCAAACTGACCTTCTTGCTCTTTGTATTCCCTGCTGTAATCATAATAACCTCGGTGGTTGTAGTTTTGTTCAAAGTGATGACCTGAATCATAATCCTGTGCCTGATTTGTTACTCCTGTAGGTGAATTTTGGTTTTGCACAGTTCCATTCATAAACTGAAATGCACGCTGAGTGATTAAAGGAGGTCGCTCAAATGCACCTCCTTCAGAGGGTATAAATGTCTTAGTGTCTTGTCCCCTTATGATATTTTGATGTTCACTGAAATCTTCAGAGAATGGTGTATCTCGGCTGTATCCAGAGCTTCTGAGGTCATGTGAGGAGAATGATGCATCGTCATCCAATAGACCATCATCAAGTTCACTGTTTAACAGCTCTCTTATCTTGAAGAAAACAGCAAGGAGTGACAAGTCAAACTTGagggatacatgtacatgtccaCACAAAAACAtagggttttcaataaaatataGAAGCCACCATTGTGTATGTCTATTTTAACTTTGGTTGATACAGtgtattgaccgaatgcaaaaatggccgccaacaaattattcttttgtctttgtgttaattagcctaactagcctcagtcacacgcgtaaaattgaaagaatttgggctgtaaaacgaggctagttaggctaattttattaacacaaagacaaaagaataatttgttggcggccatttttgcattccttcaatatattttttttaacctagtCGTTATTCTAAAAGCAAAAATATCAATAAAGAAACTTTGAATTAATTTCTATTCCATTTCATATCCAAATTAGGGTTACCGTAAACATTCATTTTACTGATTGGGGTTAATCAGTAGTTAAACATGGAAAAagtccttaaggaggctcgaaagggttttttgttgctatagtgttagtgaaacaatgaaagataccaaagaaggatatttcatagtgttggccaaatataaatatctttgcaactctattgttgggtaatactttaagggcacttatgaTGTCATATCCATTACCATGGTAGCTCCccaggtccacaaaaaggccctctaaatttcagtttttggaaATCATCTAAAACACTACAATGTAAGTCTGTGACCTACCGCTCTAACTTATTTCTTTGATGGAAATCTCCCTagt containing:
- the LOC138040920 gene encoding centrosomal protein of 152 kDa-like isoform X2, which translates into the protein MSVGISQVNFDAQVLEDEEEAALEKEDQEREQEIRELLNSELDDGLLDDDASFSSHDLRSSGYSRDTPFSEDFSEHQNIIRGQDTKTFIPSEGGAFERPPLITQRAFQFMNGTVQNQNSPTGVTNQAQDYDSGHHFEQNYNHRGYYDYSREYKEQEGQFDDQVDGYKQNYGHDAGDSKYQLSSDDVDKGYSVHESYHPHQAIHGQLPYQQEAYDHYRQPLGNFKEHHHGYDGHEFDEDYRGYFDEDLQHNSKMPHFRGGESINEQNRSYRRDNPENYRVQYNLQRQPHQDVVGKGPAHYDSETKEDSNGRIENGPQNTQLQILYKARGRKIEELTRKLESQEEEMTKEIRVLNHQNALMKDECDGLSTSLEQSQKMVQTCNEELNQLKGQLAASYQQVSALQGSKEEVVSKLHVAETTIDSLNQQLVELSRSESLTRAKEQHESVVNAMRKKHEEQVLALKQKLDEAVLSRDYRLEEANQLRDELVEKADMINSLTKSLDSSQKQCQELLKSGTMTEINQLRMALQESSTARNVAEGQCISLKHELTELKEQVKMYESASRLGVGVGSGIHDHSSFAHLTVRNLNKENWGTPKSHKIPLDETVSELRKELEQCLISNKAKREQVLSLEKELTTVKDQLKEQETKAQRMESIAQELEVKSQDLERKFQEMQNDKKDPDREHRQALEDLEATRRNLQESTSHLDAVLKEREELEQTCAELKQQMAQMVAEYDEDKRTSIEKCREACLQLHEDAKNLLRNQLNQEHERIVRELRKELEENGEELIRIKECYVQLSEESRGLEQRLKEEFKKEKEILLAESDAKLKSELRSSIEKQHTENLTKDREQWKKLETARIEDEVMKQKEELLKDFEDEKTRSIEEAVARARKEWQDQRLSDIDDQIAAARKEWLRKHNDELEKRLSNAIEEVRRIWEEEQTQKAKEEIDKVRAELEKAHKESRDHQINQAVELALSHAHADWLKNGDEIRQREIDQAIEVATTNAVAEAKEEWEREIKSQDNVLQAALAQERRRWQKEMELERSKAAEAAVAIAEVKWLEEEERKVSEAIEQALQVARGSWKEEKDKDIAAAVEIARHEWNSRKKDEVDLALETTSSELVKQFEKQRKEAVEKAVGEARLQWEKRLADQKRSETESLRKQIFREFEEQKKVEIMETLEEAKEVWAEEAEEQKREEVNEAVAYLEAEYAKSLDEFKHKELKEALEHARKQWTAEELSHREEIVQARLSAAREDWRREMAQSSQVEIDRALSTAREAWAENLKDELEKHANQVENSLREKLQSKHDEEKRQLVDDALGEAQAKFKAEKRKLEEELERRKADEMCAQWEEEKTRLAQEHQNQLERMRSEHNSKLKEQRSQVERDLSTRMNSELLKARSGWNKEQQLARVQLENQYEQKTRQALEKARVQWEEHQRQETNRQCEDAMKREQELWTNEKRENRSALEKVTRELTAVKKEYESIIEKLKRELGEEKRKSQDRCQRKHSKTDTAQTASQVDSGSDLSFSSVDNVPVTRGLEELRGHYLDTIARIRSDVLDHVNQTKASAAKKIRSEVLKERHSTAKKLRKYYLQCLKQLLEEDRVALEGNTSPSSNEDKLNRMAEALRAFSPERESSVFSPTGCR